One segment of Trichlorobacter ammonificans DNA contains the following:
- a CDS encoding polyprenyl synthetase family protein produces the protein MDFTAYLKERIALVDQALDQYLPAEEKRPQSIHTAMRYSIFAGGKRVRPVLMLAACETVGGKLEAALPAACAMEMIHTYSLIHDDLPAMDDDDFRRGRPTNHKVFGEAIAILAGDGLLTEAFKLLSDPRINGDIPAATRLAVISEIATCAGTFGMVGGQVVDMESEGKPEMDLPTVQYIHTHKTGALIKAAVVAGALLGGADEQGLAAIRRYGEAAGLAFQIADDILDIEGTTEEIGKDAGSDEARGKATYPAVMGLAAAKQEAQAMMDDAFAALVPFGGAADPLRNIARYIVERKN, from the coding sequence ATGGATTTCACGGCATACCTGAAAGAACGTATCGCCCTGGTTGACCAGGCACTGGATCAGTATCTTCCCGCTGAGGAGAAACGTCCGCAGAGCATTCACACAGCAATGCGCTACTCCATCTTTGCCGGCGGCAAGCGGGTGCGCCCCGTCCTGATGCTGGCCGCCTGCGAAACCGTGGGAGGGAAGCTCGAGGCGGCCCTGCCCGCGGCCTGTGCCATGGAAATGATCCACACCTACTCCCTGATCCACGACGACCTGCCGGCCATGGACGACGACGACTTCCGCCGCGGCCGTCCCACCAACCACAAGGTGTTCGGCGAGGCGATCGCCATCCTGGCCGGTGACGGCCTGCTGACCGAGGCGTTCAAGCTGCTCAGCGATCCCCGGATAAACGGGGATATCCCGGCAGCAACCCGCTTGGCGGTGATCAGCGAGATCGCCACCTGCGCCGGCACCTTCGGCATGGTGGGGGGCCAGGTGGTTGATATGGAAAGTGAGGGAAAGCCGGAGATGGATCTGCCCACGGTGCAGTACATCCACACCCACAAGACCGGCGCGCTGATCAAGGCTGCCGTCGTGGCCGGCGCACTGCTGGGCGGTGCCGACGAGCAGGGACTGGCGGCGATCCGTCGCTACGGCGAGGCAGCCGGCCTGGCCTTCCAGATCGCCGACGACATCCTGGATATCGAGGGAACCACCGAAGAAATCGGCAAGGATGCCGGCTCGGACGAGGCCCGGGGCAAGGCCACCTACCCGGCGGTGATGGGGCTGGCTGCGGCCAAGCAGGAGGCCCAGGCCATGATGGACGACGCCTTTGCCGCCCTGGTCCCCTTCGGCGGTGCCGCCGACCCGCTGCGGAACATCGCACGCTACATTGTGGAACGAAAGAACTGA
- the dxs gene encoding 1-deoxy-D-xylulose-5-phosphate synthase has protein sequence MSLLAQINDPKDLKRLPDSSLAELAQEIRTLIIDTCASNGGHLAPSLGVVELTLALHRVFDSPQDKLVWDVGHQAYAHKIICGRRDRFSTLRTLDGISGFPKRCESVHDVWEVGHSSTSLSAATGFAVSRDLSRRKTKVVAVIGDGSMTGGIAFEALNHAGHLNRDMVVVLNDNEMSIAENVGALSGFLSRTSSSEFIHRIKRETEEFIRGIGSDVGKSALKVARKVEESFKGLFTPAMLFQAFGFEYVGPIDGHDLPLLMETLERVKSFDNAVLVHVLTTKGKGYQPAEQNPALFHGVGPFERETGKVLKGKGGASSYTAIFGSVVSRLAEDDERVVAITAAMPDGTGLTPFSKQFPDRFFDVGIAEQHGVTFAAGLAAEGKRPVFAVYSSFLQRAYDEVLHDVCLQNLPVIFALDRGGVVGSDGPTHHGVFDLSYLRHIPNMTLMAPKDENELQHMLKTALCHDGPVAVRYPRGNGYGVPLDQELRCLPMGKAELLRSGVNGVIVALGTMVVPALEAAELLAAEGIDLTVVNARFVKPLDEELLLELAGRYPKIVTIEENVLQGGFGTAVMELYADRGLHDRAVLRLGYPDAYIVQGEQHELRAMHGLDPAGIAAKAARFFRG, from the coding sequence ATGTCGCTGCTTGCACAGATCAACGATCCCAAGGATCTCAAACGCCTGCCCGACTCCTCGCTTGCCGAACTGGCCCAGGAGATCCGCACTCTGATCATCGACACCTGCGCCAGCAACGGTGGCCACCTGGCCCCTTCGCTGGGGGTGGTGGAGTTGACCCTGGCCCTGCACCGAGTCTTCGACTCCCCCCAGGACAAGCTGGTCTGGGACGTGGGACACCAGGCCTACGCCCACAAGATCATCTGCGGTCGCCGCGACCGTTTCTCCACCCTGCGCACCCTGGACGGCATCAGCGGCTTCCCCAAGCGCTGCGAATCGGTGCACGACGTCTGGGAGGTGGGGCACTCCTCCACCTCGCTCTCCGCAGCCACCGGTTTTGCCGTCTCCCGTGACCTGAGCCGGCGCAAAACCAAGGTGGTGGCGGTGATCGGCGACGGTTCCATGACCGGCGGCATCGCCTTCGAAGCCCTGAACCACGCCGGCCACCTGAACCGGGACATGGTCGTTGTCCTGAACGACAACGAGATGTCCATCGCCGAAAACGTGGGGGCGCTCTCCGGCTTCCTTTCCCGCACTTCTTCCAGCGAATTCATCCATCGGATCAAGCGGGAAACCGAGGAGTTCATCAGGGGGATCGGCAGCGACGTGGGGAAAAGCGCCCTCAAGGTGGCCCGCAAGGTGGAGGAGTCGTTCAAGGGGCTGTTCACGCCGGCCATGCTGTTCCAGGCCTTTGGTTTCGAGTACGTCGGCCCCATCGATGGTCACGACCTGCCGCTCCTGATGGAAACCCTGGAGCGGGTGAAAAGTTTCGACAACGCCGTGCTGGTCCATGTGCTGACCACCAAGGGGAAAGGGTACCAGCCTGCGGAGCAGAATCCGGCCCTGTTCCACGGGGTGGGTCCCTTCGAGCGGGAAACCGGCAAGGTGCTGAAAGGAAAAGGGGGCGCCTCCTCCTACACCGCCATCTTCGGCTCCGTGGTCAGCCGGCTGGCCGAGGATGACGAGCGGGTGGTGGCCATTACCGCCGCCATGCCGGACGGCACCGGCCTCACCCCTTTTTCAAAACAGTTTCCGGACCGCTTTTTCGATGTCGGTATCGCCGAGCAGCACGGGGTCACCTTTGCCGCCGGTCTGGCAGCGGAAGGGAAGCGGCCGGTCTTCGCCGTCTACTCCAGCTTCCTGCAGCGGGCCTACGACGAGGTGCTGCACGATGTCTGCCTGCAGAACCTGCCCGTGATCTTTGCCCTGGACCGGGGCGGGGTAGTGGGCAGCGACGGCCCCACGCACCACGGCGTCTTCGACCTCTCCTACCTGCGCCATATCCCCAACATGACCCTGATGGCGCCCAAGGATGAGAACGAACTGCAGCACATGCTGAAAACCGCCCTCTGTCACGACGGGCCGGTGGCGGTGCGCTACCCCCGGGGCAACGGCTACGGCGTGCCGCTGGACCAGGAGCTGCGCTGCCTGCCGATGGGGAAAGCCGAGCTGCTCCGTTCCGGCGTCAACGGTGTCATCGTCGCCCTGGGCACCATGGTGGTGCCGGCTCTGGAGGCAGCGGAACTGCTGGCGGCGGAGGGGATCGACCTGACGGTGGTGAACGCCCGCTTCGTCAAGCCGCTGGATGAGGAACTGCTGCTGGAGCTGGCCGGGCGCTACCCGAAGATTGTAACCATTGAGGAAAACGTGCTGCAGGGGGGCTTCGGCACGGCCGTCATGGAACTGTACGCCGACCGGGGACTGCATGACCGGGCCGTGCTGCGGCTGGGCTACCCCGACGCCTACATCGTCCAGGGGGAACAGCACGAGTTGCGGGCCATGCACGGACTGGACCCCGCGGGGATTGCCGCAAAGGCCGCGCGGTTCTTCAGGGGTTGA
- a CDS encoding molecular chaperone DnaJ, whose product MTYDELLQALHLFGFHESDLLTIRRIKDRQRVLLKQSHPDLQGADSTERTRQINEAARLIMAYVNEYRFSFGREEFYRQCPEEHLRRQFAADPIWSGGSLEAKQQ is encoded by the coding sequence ATGACCTACGACGAACTGCTGCAGGCACTCCATCTGTTCGGCTTTCACGAGAGCGACCTGCTCACCATCCGCCGGATCAAGGATCGCCAGCGGGTGCTCCTGAAGCAGTCCCACCCCGATCTGCAGGGAGCCGACTCCACGGAGCGGACCCGGCAGATCAACGAGGCGGCCCGACTGATCATGGCCTATGTCAACGAGTACCGTTTTTCCTTCGGCCGGGAGGAGTTCTACCGCCAATGTCCCGAGGAACACCTGCGCCGCCAGTTTGCCGCCGACCCGATCTGGAGCGGCGGCAGCCTGGAGGCGAAACAGCAGTAA
- a CDS encoding ATP-binding protein, with the protein MMRLPHSEAEVAERVVLLRLETTALVSALPELRARVMAAAGAAGAGDELQQRLELVLEEAVMNTALHGYAGAGGPILVELATREGGELELLLSDQAGSFDPRVVPTPQLSQPLDQRPVGGLGVHLIRTMSDGIRYRRDGERNVLVLTFRARRSDTGC; encoded by the coding sequence ATGATGCGCTTGCCGCACTCGGAGGCTGAGGTGGCGGAGCGGGTGGTGCTGCTCAGGCTTGAGACCACCGCCCTGGTTTCGGCTTTGCCGGAGTTGAGGGCGCGTGTCATGGCGGCCGCTGGCGCGGCGGGTGCGGGAGACGAGCTGCAGCAGCGGCTGGAGCTGGTGCTGGAAGAAGCAGTGATGAATACGGCACTGCACGGGTACGCGGGAGCAGGCGGGCCGATCCTGGTCGAACTGGCCACCAGGGAGGGAGGGGAACTGGAATTGCTGTTGAGCGATCAGGCGGGGAGCTTTGATCCCCGTGTCGTTCCGACCCCGCAGCTGTCGCAACCCCTTGATCAGCGGCCGGTGGGTGGTCTGGGAGTGCATCTGATCCGGACCATGAGCGACGGGATCAGGTATCGCCGGGACGGGGAGCGCAATGTTCTGGTGCTGACCTTTCGAGCACGCCGGAGCGATACCGGCTGCTGA
- a CDS encoding STAS domain-containing protein, whose translation MDAYLQITTQHRGGATVALLAGRLDADQVPVLERWFDEQLDGCDLPVVLDFAGLSYISSSGLRQLLAMAKELKQRQRRFLICGLFGMVREVFMVSGFLESLEVQHTVDDALAALGG comes from the coding sequence ATGGATGCATATCTGCAGATAACAACGCAGCATCGGGGCGGAGCAACGGTTGCCCTGCTGGCCGGCCGCCTTGACGCCGATCAGGTGCCGGTTCTGGAGCGGTGGTTCGACGAGCAGCTGGACGGCTGCGATCTGCCGGTGGTACTGGACTTTGCGGGACTCAGCTACATCAGCAGCTCCGGCCTGCGCCAGTTGCTCGCCATGGCAAAGGAGCTGAAACAGCGGCAGCGCCGGTTCCTCATCTGCGGCTTGTTCGGTATGGTACGGGAAGTGTTCATGGTCTCCGGCTTCCTGGAGAGCCTGGAGGTCCAGCATACCGTTGATGATGCGCTTGCCGCACTCGGAGGCTGA